One stretch of Microvirga lotononidis DNA includes these proteins:
- a CDS encoding CAP domain-containing protein, giving the protein MSTPTTLETYFLQLVNQTRAQAGAKALTFDGELLDSSDSHSAWMDQTDTFSHTGVNGTSAGQRMTTAGYGWQGWGENIAYVSGPLNEATVQKLHDMLVNSPGHYANIVNGKFEEIGIGLKAGTINGYNVVFVTQNFGTPNAAERAEPEDVGSPAPSTPTPVPAGQVIVGDAYANTLTGSPGDDTLNGKGGKDILTGGSGKDTFVFDTAAEAHGDTLRDFVHGTDRIDLRNIDANTKASGDQSFTFIGSDRFHKVAGELHTYRLSDGNTYVSGDTNGDGAADFAVKVMGNHVFTGADFIL; this is encoded by the coding sequence ATGAGCACTCCGACCACCCTCGAGACCTACTTTCTCCAGCTTGTGAACCAGACCCGCGCCCAGGCCGGAGCCAAGGCGCTCACCTTCGACGGCGAGCTGCTCGACTCCTCGGATTCCCACAGCGCCTGGATGGACCAGACGGACACCTTCTCGCACACGGGCGTGAACGGAACGAGCGCCGGGCAGCGCATGACGACGGCCGGATACGGTTGGCAGGGCTGGGGCGAGAACATCGCCTATGTGAGCGGACCGCTCAACGAGGCCACAGTCCAAAAGCTGCACGACATGCTCGTGAACTCGCCCGGTCACTATGCCAACATCGTGAACGGCAAGTTCGAGGAGATCGGTATCGGGCTGAAAGCGGGTACCATCAACGGCTACAATGTCGTCTTCGTGACCCAGAACTTCGGGACCCCGAATGCCGCCGAGCGGGCCGAGCCAGAGGATGTCGGATCCCCTGCGCCGTCTACCCCGACGCCGGTGCCCGCAGGGCAGGTCATCGTTGGCGATGCGTACGCCAACACCCTGACCGGATCGCCCGGAGACGACACCCTGAACGGGAAGGGCGGAAAGGATATCCTGACTGGAGGTTCCGGCAAGGACACCTTCGTATTCGATACGGCGGCTGAGGCCCATGGCGACACGCTGCGCGACTTCGTCCATGGAACGGATCGGATCGATCTGAGGAACATCGATGCCAATACCAAGGCATCCGGCGACCAGTCCTTCACCTTCATCGGGTCCGACCGCTTCCACAAGGTTGCGGGCGAGCTGCACACCTACCGACTGTCTGACGGGAACACCTACGTTTCAGGCGACACCAACGGCGACGGCGCAGCCGACTTCGCCGTCAAGGTGATGGGCAATCACGTCTTCACGGGCGCGGACTTCATCCTTTGA
- a CDS encoding IS3 family transposase: MLIATSSFRVLRRPFESVPYGATAYQAELEKHSIRISMSGTGNGFDNAAVETFFRTLKSELVGRSVFVTRAEAKQAIGRYIDGFYNPVRRQSTLDYISPVQREGMAG; this comes from the coding sequence ATGCTCATCGCAACCTCCTCCTTCAGGGTGTTGCGACGACCGTTTGAATCCGTCCCATATGGCGCAACGGCCTATCAGGCGGAGCTGGAGAAACATAGCATCCGGATCTCCATGTCCGGGACAGGCAATGGCTTCGACAACGCCGCTGTCGAGACCTTCTTCAGGACCTTGAAATCTGAGCTGGTCGGGCGCTCCGTCTTTGTGACCAGAGCCGAGGCCAAGCAGGCGATCGGCCGTTACATCGATGGCTTTTACAACCCCGTCCGGCGTCAATCGACGCTCGACTACATCAGTCCGGTTCAGCGCGAAGGGATGGCCGGATAG
- a CDS encoding response regulator produces MKTDRDPLKVVLADDHPVFLGGLRSLVQSDPMFEIATECLDGRAALRAIQALNPELAILDLAMPSLNGIEVLAAMDTSRVRTRVIVLTASADDHQIAEAVELGAYGFMLKDTAADTLIECMRAVSMGNRWLPVELVESAIKRVQNHLSLVEKAASVLTARENEIVRLVAEGQSNREIGRQMGITEGTVKIHLHNVYQKLGVNNRTALTAWALNFRNASRTET; encoded by the coding sequence GTGAAAACGGACCGTGATCCTCTTAAGGTTGTTTTGGCCGACGACCATCCAGTGTTTCTGGGTGGCCTTAGAAGTCTGGTTCAATCCGACCCCATGTTTGAAATCGCCACCGAATGTCTGGACGGACGAGCCGCGCTTCGGGCCATCCAAGCCTTGAATCCCGAACTGGCCATTTTGGATCTTGCAATGCCGAGCCTGAACGGCATCGAAGTTCTCGCGGCCATGGACACTAGTAGGGTCAGGACACGAGTTATTGTTCTCACAGCCTCCGCCGACGATCATCAAATCGCAGAAGCCGTAGAACTTGGAGCTTATGGGTTCATGCTCAAGGATACAGCGGCAGACACGCTGATTGAGTGCATGCGAGCGGTCTCGATGGGCAATCGGTGGCTGCCGGTGGAACTGGTCGAATCCGCAATCAAGCGTGTACAAAATCACCTTAGTTTAGTTGAGAAGGCTGCCAGCGTGCTGACGGCACGGGAAAACGAAATCGTTCGTCTCGTTGCCGAAGGGCAGTCGAATAGGGAGATTGGGCGGCAAATGGGCATCACCGAGGGAACGGTGAAAATCCATTTGCACAATGTTTATCAGAAGCTTGGTGTAAATAACCGCACGGCCCTTACTGCTTGGGCGCTCAACTTCAGAAATGCTTCGAGAACGGAAACCTAG
- a CDS encoding CAP domain-containing protein has translation MGQKVRVPSSTEAYFLQLVNEARATAGIRPLMVDSELMYAADYHNQWMDSTDTVSHTGWNGSGAGDRLTNHGYAWQDNGENVAYLNGALSEATARQLFDDLMRSPEGRDNILNGSFEETGIVLGQGTLDGKSVVFLTQAFAKPTEAERAEAYDKVGSYLGTEGDDVIRGSDGVDVMYGGAGNDVYYMNNVNDRIGERVGEGYDHIYSSVGAYMANEQVERITLTGSADVSATGNNLNNRITGNAGANYIYGSGGNDILNGKGGKDILSGGKGSDTFVFDSAEEANGDTIDDFGAYGDPYTLQGRDKIDLSAIDANAKITGNQAFTFIGTERFHNVPGELHYYHPGVVYGRNWGDTYISGDTNGDGKADFAIKLPGWQMPSADDFVL, from the coding sequence ATGGGACAGAAGGTGCGGGTACCATCAAGCACTGAGGCTTACTTCCTCCAACTCGTCAACGAGGCCCGCGCGACCGCCGGGATTCGACCGCTCATGGTCGATAGCGAGCTCATGTACGCGGCCGACTACCACAACCAATGGATGGACAGTACCGACACCGTTTCCCACACGGGCTGGAACGGCTCCGGCGCCGGTGATCGACTGACGAACCACGGGTATGCCTGGCAGGACAACGGCGAGAACGTCGCCTACCTGAACGGAGCCCTGTCCGAGGCAACGGCCCGCCAGTTGTTCGACGACCTGATGAGGTCGCCCGAGGGCCGGGACAACATCCTCAATGGTTCGTTCGAGGAAACCGGGATCGTGTTGGGCCAAGGTACCCTCGACGGCAAGAGCGTCGTGTTTCTCACCCAGGCCTTCGCCAAGCCGACCGAGGCGGAGAGGGCAGAGGCGTACGACAAGGTCGGGAGCTATCTCGGCACTGAGGGCGACGACGTGATCCGCGGATCGGACGGAGTGGACGTGATGTACGGCGGAGCCGGCAACGACGTCTACTATATGAACAACGTGAACGACCGGATCGGCGAGAGGGTCGGCGAGGGCTACGATCACATCTACAGCTCCGTGGGAGCCTACATGGCCAATGAACAGGTGGAGAGGATCACGCTCACCGGATCAGCCGACGTGAGCGCCACGGGCAACAACCTGAACAACAGGATCACGGGCAATGCCGGAGCCAACTACATCTATGGCTCGGGAGGGAACGACATCCTGAACGGCAAGGGCGGCAAGGACATCCTGTCCGGCGGCAAGGGCAGCGACACCTTCGTGTTCGACTCGGCGGAAGAAGCCAACGGCGACACCATCGACGACTTCGGCGCGTACGGCGACCCGTATACTCTTCAGGGAAGGGACAAGATCGACCTTTCGGCAATCGACGCGAATGCCAAGATCACGGGCAACCAGGCTTTCACGTTCATCGGCACCGAGCGGTTCCACAACGTGCCGGGCGAACTCCACTACTACCATCCTGGCGTCGTCTACGGGCGCAACTGGGGCGATACCTACATCTCCGGCGACACGAATGGCGACGGGAAGGCCGACTTCGCGATTAAACTGCCCGGTTGGCAGATGCCCTCGGCCGACGACTTCGTCCTCTGA
- a CDS encoding ABC transporter permease, whose translation MLRFILNRLIMALPTVVIVSITVFGLIRLVPGDPAALMLGDMAQPDQIAQMRGELGLDRPMPEQFLIWGHNALMGDLGKSIVTSEPVLHLVVSRFLVSAQIVVVAVLLASLLAVPAGVIAAWRQNSLTDLALTGTATILLSIPTFWLGLLLLLLFGLKLGWLPVLGYVSVASNLWAGLIYLVLPVMTLVIHEMGVLIRMARASTLEVLRLDYITHARAKGLSESAVLWRHAFKNAFGPTWTMIGLILGNLLGGIAVIETVFTVPGLGRLMVDSIFQRDYPVIQGCLLFVALSYVMVNLIVDLLYPLFDPRVAAE comes from the coding sequence ATGCTGAGATTCATCCTCAACCGCCTCATTATGGCGTTGCCGACGGTCGTGATCGTATCGATCACGGTTTTTGGCCTCATTCGACTGGTCCCGGGAGATCCGGCTGCTCTTATGCTCGGTGACATGGCGCAGCCGGATCAGATCGCACAAATGCGCGGCGAGTTGGGTCTCGACCGGCCGATGCCGGAACAATTTCTGATCTGGGGACACAACGCCCTCATGGGGGATTTGGGAAAGTCCATCGTCACTAGCGAACCCGTGTTGCACCTCGTGGTCTCCCGTTTCCTCGTCAGCGCCCAGATCGTTGTGGTGGCCGTATTGCTCGCCAGCCTGCTCGCTGTTCCGGCTGGCGTCATCGCGGCGTGGCGGCAGAACAGCCTCACTGATCTGGCGCTGACCGGGACGGCGACGATCCTGCTATCGATCCCGACCTTCTGGCTTGGCCTGCTCCTGCTTCTCCTGTTCGGCCTAAAGCTCGGATGGCTTCCGGTTCTCGGCTACGTGTCGGTTGCCAGCAATCTATGGGCCGGACTCATCTACCTTGTTCTTCCGGTTATGACTCTGGTGATCCACGAGATGGGCGTTCTCATCCGCATGGCGCGGGCGTCTACTCTTGAAGTGCTCAGGCTGGACTACATCACCCATGCTCGTGCGAAGGGCTTGTCCGAGAGCGCGGTCCTGTGGCGGCACGCTTTCAAGAACGCCTTCGGCCCGACCTGGACCATGATCGGCCTTATCCTCGGCAATCTTCTCGGAGGAATCGCCGTCATCGAGACCGTCTTCACGGTGCCGGGTCTTGGGCGACTGATGGTCGACAGCATCTTCCAGCGCGATTACCCGGTGATCCAAGGCTGCTTGCTGTTCGTGGCGCTCTCCTACGTGATGGTCAACCTCATCGTCGACCTTCTCTATCCTCTCTTCGATCCACGGGTGGCTGCGGAATGA
- a CDS encoding ABC transporter permease encodes MRKLTFNGVIGGVLIAALVATALLSLIWTPYDPMRLSFTARLAAPSSAHWLGTDDFGRDVLSRIMVGARASVWIGTLTVAFSMVCGTAIGLISGYARGWLDGTIMAVNNALLAFPGILLALGLLAVLGANQYGIILALGIAYTPSMARVVRGATLSLREREFIEASKVMGNGEFYTMARHILPNCIAPITVLATSMFGWAILSESALSFLGLGVPPPAPTWGNMLAAGRPFIEQAVWLGLFPGLCIALTLLGINLLGDALRDRLDPRMRGLR; translated from the coding sequence ATGAGAAAGCTCACCTTCAACGGCGTCATCGGCGGTGTCCTGATCGCCGCTCTCGTCGCCACGGCCCTCCTCAGCCTGATCTGGACGCCCTACGATCCCATGCGGTTGAGCTTCACGGCGCGCCTTGCCGCTCCGAGTAGTGCCCATTGGCTCGGCACCGACGATTTCGGCCGCGATGTGCTGAGCCGGATCATGGTGGGCGCCCGCGCGAGTGTCTGGATCGGCACGCTCACGGTCGCCTTTTCGATGGTGTGCGGCACCGCCATCGGCCTGATCAGCGGCTACGCCCGAGGCTGGCTCGACGGCACCATCATGGCAGTCAACAATGCGCTGCTCGCCTTTCCGGGGATCCTGCTGGCGCTTGGGCTTCTGGCGGTGCTCGGCGCCAATCAATACGGCATCATTCTCGCTCTCGGCATCGCCTATACGCCCTCCATGGCCCGGGTGGTGCGTGGCGCGACCCTGTCCTTGCGCGAACGCGAGTTCATCGAGGCCTCCAAGGTGATGGGTAACGGCGAATTCTACACCATGGCCCGCCACATCCTGCCGAATTGCATTGCGCCGATTACGGTTCTAGCCACCTCGATGTTCGGCTGGGCAATCCTGTCCGAGAGTGCCCTGAGCTTTCTGGGACTCGGCGTTCCGCCGCCCGCACCCACCTGGGGCAACATGCTCGCCGCCGGCAGGCCATTCATCGAGCAGGCCGTTTGGCTCGGTTTGTTTCCCGGCCTTTGCATCGCACTCACGCTGCTCGGCATCAACCTGCTCGGCGACGCTCTGCGCGACCGGCTCGATCCCCGCATGAGAGGTTTGAGATGA
- a CDS encoding IS30 family transposase — MSIRKRRSDRSGRAPLPSPGRPPVAGRDEGRRFWLAIAAGMSSEDAAVEAGVSQPVGYRWFRKAGGMPPAIFRSSAKPLSGRYLSLLEREEIALLRVQGRSMQEIGRRLGRPASTISRELRRNAATRSGGLEYRATTAQWHAERSARRPKPTKLALNATLRTYVEERLAGVVVAPSGVSVPGPTVAWKSRRHGKRQDRRWARAWSPEQIARRLPIDFPDDETMRISHEAIYQALFVQGKGALRRELTACLRTGRVLRVPRARVRRRGKSFVSPEIMISQRPAEAADRAVPGHWEGDLILGLGSSAIGTLVERTTRFTMLLHLPRLAGHGDWPRIKNGPALAGHGAEAVRDAITRTIITLPEELRRSLTWDQGAEMAQHARLKIDAGVQVYFCDPQSPWQRGTNENTNGLLRQYFPKGTDLSAHSAEEIAAVAAALNSRPRKTLGWKTPAEALDEWLREINRIHVATTV, encoded by the coding sequence ATGAGCATTCGAAAGCGGCGGTCGGATCGGTCTGGGCGAGCCCCTCTCCCGTCACCAGGCCGGCCCCCTGTGGCGGGACGCGATGAAGGGCGTCGGTTTTGGCTTGCGATCGCAGCTGGAATGAGCAGCGAGGATGCTGCGGTCGAAGCCGGTGTGTCACAACCTGTCGGATACAGATGGTTCCGAAAGGCAGGTGGCATGCCCCCGGCGATATTCAGATCCTCGGCCAAGCCCCTTTCCGGGCGATACCTGTCGCTGCTGGAGCGAGAGGAGATTGCGCTTCTTCGGGTCCAGGGCCGTTCCATGCAGGAGATCGGGCGCCGGCTCGGTCGTCCCGCCTCGACGATCTCCCGTGAGCTACGGCGCAACGCAGCCACCCGCAGCGGCGGACTGGAGTACCGTGCCACGACCGCCCAGTGGCATGCCGAGCGATCAGCCCGGCGCCCGAAGCCGACGAAGCTTGCCCTCAACGCGACCTTGCGCACTTATGTCGAGGAGAGACTGGCCGGTGTTGTCGTTGCTCCAAGCGGTGTTTCCGTTCCCGGTCCTACTGTCGCCTGGAAGAGCCGCCGGCATGGCAAGCGACAGGATCGGCGGTGGGCCAGAGCCTGGAGCCCGGAGCAGATTGCCCGACGCCTGCCGATCGACTTTCCGGATGACGAGACTATGCGCATCAGCCACGAAGCGATCTATCAGGCCCTCTTCGTCCAAGGCAAAGGAGCGCTGCGCCGCGAACTCACGGCCTGCTTGCGAACCGGGCGGGTATTGCGGGTGCCGCGGGCACGCGTCCGCCGGCGCGGCAAGAGTTTTGTCTCACCCGAGATCATGATCAGCCAGCGTCCTGCCGAAGCGGCCGATCGGGCGGTACCAGGTCATTGGGAAGGAGACCTTATCCTGGGCCTTGGCAGCTCGGCGATCGGCACTCTGGTCGAGCGCACAACCCGCTTCACGATGCTGCTTCATCTTCCCCGTTTGGCAGGCCACGGTGATTGGCCGCGCATCAAGAACGGGCCTGCGCTGGCTGGGCATGGGGCCGAGGCTGTACGCGACGCGATCACGCGCACAATCATCACCTTACCCGAAGAGCTGCGCCGATCACTGACCTGGGATCAAGGCGCCGAGATGGCTCAGCATGCCCGTCTCAAGATCGATGCGGGCGTCCAGGTCTACTTTTGCGATCCGCAAAGCCCATGGCAGCGTGGTACCAACGAGAACACGAACGGGCTGCTGCGTCAGTACTTCCCGAAAGGCACTGATCTGAGCGCGCACAGCGCCGAGGAGATTGCGGCTGTCGCGGCCGCCCTCAACTCAAGGCCAAGAAAGACGTTGGGCTGGAAAACCCCTGCAGAGGCGCTTGACGAATGGCTGCGGGAGATCAACAGAATCCATGTTGCGACGACCGTTTGA
- a CDS encoding IS110 family RNA-guided transposase — MEVGQDVVLHPVVGGVDTHKDLHVAAVVDEHDRVLGTQCFATTRQGYRQMLAWMRSFGQLRCVGIEASGTYGAGLLRSMQNAGVEVLEVTAPDKPDRRKRGKNDDLDAQNAAHAAFAGKRTVTPRSRDGMIESLRVLKACRKTAVVARRIALQMIQNTIVCAPDGLREALRQMTRMQLVRTLAAWRPDLTDYRNVDSAYRISLKSLGRRYVELHDEIADLDVMIGAIVDELAPNLVARNSIGHAGAAQLLLTAGDNPERLHSEAGFAALCGVSPVPASSGKTTRHRLNRGGDRAANSALHIIAIGRLRTDPRTKAYMAKRVAEGHSKLEAIRCLKRYIAREVFTLISQRQKEINQARITA, encoded by the coding sequence ATGGAAGTTGGTCAGGACGTTGTCTTACATCCCGTTGTCGGCGGGGTCGACACGCACAAAGATCTTCACGTCGCCGCTGTTGTCGACGAACACGACCGTGTTCTCGGGACCCAGTGCTTTGCGACAACCCGACAGGGATATCGGCAGATGCTCGCCTGGATGCGCTCCTTCGGACAGCTCCGGTGCGTTGGCATTGAGGCCTCAGGCACCTATGGCGCCGGGTTGCTGCGCTCCATGCAGAATGCCGGTGTCGAAGTTCTGGAGGTCACGGCTCCGGATAAACCGGACCGGCGCAAGCGGGGCAAGAACGATGATCTCGACGCTCAGAACGCCGCGCATGCCGCCTTTGCCGGCAAGCGCACCGTCACGCCCAGAAGCCGGGATGGCATGATCGAATCCTTGCGCGTTCTCAAGGCGTGTCGAAAGACAGCAGTGGTGGCGCGGCGCATCGCGTTGCAGATGATCCAGAACACCATCGTCTGCGCGCCGGACGGGTTGCGGGAGGCGCTGCGCCAGATGACCCGCATGCAGCTGGTCAGGACCTTGGCGGCATGGCGGCCTGACCTGACTGACTACCGCAATGTGGATTCCGCCTATAGGATCAGCCTCAAGTCGCTCGGCCGCCGCTATGTCGAACTGCACGATGAGATTGCCGACTTGGACGTTATGATCGGTGCCATTGTCGATGAACTTGCCCCCAACCTCGTGGCCCGGAACTCGATTGGTCACGCAGGGGCGGCCCAGTTGCTCCTGACAGCGGGGGACAATCCGGAGCGCTTGCATTCCGAGGCCGGCTTTGCCGCACTCTGCGGTGTCAGCCCGGTCCCAGCCTCGTCCGGCAAGACGACGCGCCACCGTCTCAACCGGGGTGGTGATCGAGCCGCCAACAGTGCTCTGCACATCATTGCGATCGGGAGGCTTCGGACCGATCCGCGAACCAAGGCCTACATGGCTAAACGCGTCGCTGAAGGCCACTCCAAGCTTGAGGCGATCCGGTGCCTGAAGCGCTACATCGCGCGCGAGGTGTTCACCCTAATCAGCCAGCGGCAAAAGGAGATCAACCAGGCTCGGATCACCGCTTGA
- a CDS encoding LysR family transcriptional regulator, producing MPNFRQLEVLRTLLATGSTVAAAKTMGLSQSGVSRLLQQLEADLSLTLFVRDKGRLVPTPEARILARDAEHVLLGLDRFSSLATDLRSGAAGPEVVRIGLPASMWENFAPPMLVEYARDFPGVRIETFFETTTTIKRLVEERVIDFGFLRNEGEISAGIVLQRVATGFSVCVIHKDHPLAALNEIGPKDLRNIPLILIGRQRPARILLDQTFTRAGVRQNVKIETHTNSSACAYVAHGLGISILSSFFANLYRHLPVVQRPYVPKSTQEFGLATAAGAPLSLAAQALMEALKRQIAQSQL from the coding sequence GTGCCGAACTTCAGACAACTCGAAGTCCTGAGAACTTTGCTGGCCACCGGCTCAACCGTCGCGGCGGCCAAGACCATGGGTTTGAGCCAGTCCGGTGTCAGCCGCCTGCTGCAACAGCTTGAGGCCGACCTGTCCCTGACCCTGTTCGTACGCGACAAGGGACGCCTCGTGCCGACCCCGGAGGCCCGGATTCTGGCCCGTGACGCGGAACATGTCCTGCTCGGGCTGGACCGGTTCTCGAGCCTGGCCACGGACCTTCGCTCCGGCGCCGCCGGGCCCGAGGTGGTGCGGATCGGTCTGCCGGCGAGCATGTGGGAGAATTTCGCTCCGCCCATGCTGGTGGAATATGCCAGGGATTTTCCCGGCGTACGTATCGAGACATTTTTCGAGACCACCACCACGATCAAGCGCTTGGTGGAAGAGCGGGTGATCGATTTCGGTTTTCTGCGCAACGAGGGTGAGATCAGTGCCGGTATCGTGTTGCAGAGGGTCGCCACCGGATTCAGCGTCTGCGTGATTCACAAGGATCATCCGCTGGCCGCTCTCAACGAGATCGGTCCCAAGGATCTTCGCAACATTCCGTTGATCCTCATCGGGCGCCAGCGGCCAGCCCGCATCCTGCTCGACCAGACCTTCACGCGGGCCGGGGTCCGGCAGAACGTGAAGATCGAAACCCATACCAACAGTTCCGCCTGCGCCTATGTCGCCCATGGGCTTGGAATCAGCATTTTGAGCAGTTTCTTCGCCAACCTCTATCGCCATCTGCCGGTGGTGCAGCGTCCTTATGTTCCGAAGAGCACCCAGGAATTCGGCCTAGCCACGGCTGCGGGGGCTCCCTTGTCTCTGGCCGCGCAGGCGCTGATGGAAGCTCTGAAGCGTCAAATCGCCCAGTCGCAATTGTAA
- a CDS encoding sensor histidine kinase, translating into MIALVRLALALFAFIAITLDPPLHFNKSALTYNIAIVYLLFSLGNIFMIALWPTTTQHQIGVHVVDIICACLQIYLNHGSNSPFFILFIFILMSATLQWDWRGALSTTALLVCIFVAVLLGEARTLSEGFGGLNLSPVILRPTNLVVAGIMLGYVGLFQERSRMRLAKLVAWPGPDHEQNASAPLASALRHAAGIMGVPRLLLIWEQPDEPFRNIVLWSVHDIQHMQESHDRFGTIVSKSMAGKCFFYLSKARKVDSDRLIDEDLRQSFSIRSALTAPFQLPLCSGRIFLLDLPGEGGRDALVLAELIAIRLGVDLEHHLLRSEREVAAALTERARLALDLHDGVLQGLAAADIHLKLSLSRSNTESVDHVARTRQVLANEQQRVRAFVEATRLGTKTHLKRVNLDDNIRRLVGKLSAQWDCDFDVTIEPPNLHATEHLLHNVYYILDEALSNAVRHGKASHVDVSVRSEDNYLFIMIRDNGVGLPELRGSYSSDELAAQNIGPHSLRARAMELGGFLTLETSSSGVELNFEIPM; encoded by the coding sequence ATGATTGCTTTGGTGCGATTGGCGCTTGCTCTGTTTGCGTTTATCGCCATTACTTTGGATCCGCCGCTGCATTTTAATAAATCGGCTTTGACATACAACATAGCTATTGTATATTTATTATTCTCACTTGGAAATATCTTTATGATTGCGCTGTGGCCGACGACCACTCAGCATCAAATTGGAGTCCATGTCGTCGATATTATATGCGCATGCCTCCAGATCTACCTCAATCATGGGTCGAACAGCCCGTTCTTTATTCTGTTTATTTTTATTCTAATGTCGGCCACTCTCCAATGGGATTGGCGTGGCGCGCTTTCAACGACCGCATTGCTCGTCTGTATCTTTGTGGCAGTCCTCTTGGGTGAGGCTCGAACTCTGTCAGAAGGTTTTGGCGGACTAAATCTAAGTCCGGTCATTCTCCGTCCGACAAATCTAGTGGTGGCAGGCATTATGCTAGGTTATGTTGGGCTATTCCAGGAACGTAGCCGCATGCGCTTGGCCAAGCTGGTCGCTTGGCCCGGACCTGACCATGAACAGAACGCCTCCGCTCCTCTCGCATCAGCGCTCAGACATGCAGCTGGGATCATGGGGGTGCCACGACTGCTGTTAATCTGGGAGCAGCCGGACGAGCCATTCCGCAACATTGTGCTCTGGTCTGTGCACGACATCCAGCACATGCAGGAGAGCCATGACCGGTTTGGGACAATCGTTTCCAAAAGCATGGCCGGAAAATGCTTTTTCTACTTGTCGAAAGCGCGCAAAGTCGATTCCGATCGGTTGATCGATGAGGATCTCCGTCAATCTTTCTCTATTCGCTCCGCCCTGACAGCTCCCTTTCAATTGCCACTTTGTAGCGGCCGGATCTTTCTACTCGACCTGCCAGGAGAGGGAGGTCGCGATGCTCTCGTGCTTGCCGAACTGATTGCGATACGTCTCGGCGTTGATCTGGAGCACCACTTATTGCGCAGTGAGCGAGAAGTGGCAGCTGCTCTCACGGAAAGAGCTCGTTTGGCACTGGATCTCCATGATGGGGTTCTACAGGGTCTAGCTGCTGCAGACATTCACCTAAAACTCAGTCTTTCTCGTTCTAACACGGAGAGTGTGGATCACGTCGCTCGAACACGCCAGGTTCTCGCAAATGAGCAACAGCGGGTTAGGGCGTTTGTCGAAGCAACCCGACTAGGTACGAAGACCCATCTCAAACGTGTCAATCTGGATGATAACATCAGAAGGCTTGTTGGGAAACTCAGCGCACAATGGGACTGCGACTTCGACGTGACGATTGAGCCTCCCAACTTGCACGCCACGGAACATTTGCTTCACAATGTCTACTACATACTGGATGAAGCATTGTCCAATGCTGTTCGGCACGGCAAGGCCTCTCATGTCGACGTCTCGGTTCGGTCCGAGGACAACTACCTATTCATTATGATCCGCGACAATGGCGTCGGTCTGCCAGAGCTTCGTGGCTCATACTCGAGTGACGAACTAGCTGCTCAAAACATTGGTCCTCATTCACTCCGCGCCCGCGCTATGGAACTAGGAGGCTTTCTTACACTTGAAACTTCTTCCTCAGGCGTCGAGCTCAACTTTGAGATTCCCATGTGA